In Accipiter gentilis chromosome 22, bAccGen1.1, whole genome shotgun sequence, the following are encoded in one genomic region:
- the SRP14 gene encoding signal recognition particle 14 kDa protein — MVLLESEQFLTELTRLFQKCRTSGSVFITLKKYDGRTKPVPRKGHVESFEPADNKCLLRATDGKKKISTVVSSKEVNKFQMAYSNLLRANMDGLKKKDKKSKNKKSKATQ; from the exons ATGGTGCTGCTGGAGAGCGAGCAG TTCCTGACAGAGCTCACCAGACTCTTTCAGAAGTGCAGGACGTCGGGGAGCGTTTTCATAACGCTGAAGAAAT ATGATGGCCGAACAAAACCAGTCCCACGCAAAGGCCACGTAGAAAGTTTTGAACCAGCAGACAATAAGTGTCTTTTAAGAGCAactgatggaaagaagaaaattagcaCAGTG GTGAGCTCAAAGGAAGTAAATAAATTCCAGATG GCATATTCAAATTTGCTGAGAGCTAACATGGATGGcttgaagaaaaaagacaagaaaagcaaaaacaagaAGAGTAAAGCAACACAGTGA